The nucleotide sequence GACCGTAGCTTCATAAGTTTTATTGGGTATCGAGTAGTGGTTGTAGACGTTGAGGCATCTCGACCAGAGGCCGTGCCGTTCGACCGAAAAAGCACGGTGTGTGCCAACGAACTTTCATTTCTGAATAAATTTCATACATACTCCGCATCATAGGTTTGGGACGCAAAAAAACCGGAGCCGATCGGCTCCGGTTGTAAGTGGTTCGCAATAAAACGTGCCGCTGTTTAATCCGTTTCCGGCACCACCGTCTGGATGTGCAACTCTTTGAGTTGGCGAGCGGTCACCGGGGTCGGGCTTTGCGCCATGAGATCCTGCCCCCGCTGGGTCTTGGGGAAGGCAATCACATCGCGAATGCTGGTGGTTCCGCATAATAGCGCGACCATGCGATCGAGACCAAACGCGATGCCACCATGGGGAGGCGCCCCATATTTGAAGGCCTTGAGCATGTAGCCGAAACGACTCTCCACGACATCGGCCGGGATTTTGAGCACGTCTTCGAAGACTTTCTTCTGCAATGCCGGTTGGTGAATACGAATCGAGCCGCCGCCCAACTCCATGCCGTTGAGCACGAGGTCGTAGTGTTGTCCGCGCACCGCCTTGGGGTCGGTGTCGAGCAGCGGGATGTCCTCCGGCACCGGCGAGGTGAACGGATGGTGCGTGGCGACGAAACGCCCGGCTTCTTCATCGTAGCTCATGAGCGGAAACTCGATGACCCAGAGAAATTTCCAATCGTCGGCCCGCAGCTCGATTTTGCCTCGCTTCTGGAGCAACGCCGCACTGTCGAGACGCACGCGTCCGAGGATCGAGCACGCTCGCTCCCACTCGGCCGCCGCGAAAAAGATGATGTCACCGTCTTCGAGGCCGAGTTGCGCGGTCAGAGCGGCTTTCTCCTCATCAGAGAAGAACTTTACGATGGGCGACTTCCATTCCCCCGCCTCGACCTTGATGAAGGCCAGGCCCTTGGCGCCCAGCGATTTGGCCGCGTCTTCCAAACTCTTGAGCTCACCTTGGGTGATGTCGGCCAGTCCTTTCGCGTTGATCGCTTTGATCGAACCGCCGTTTTTGACCGTGCCGGAGAATACTTTGAAGGAGGAAGCCCGGAAGGTTTCGGAAAAATCAACCAGTTCGAGACCGAAACGCATGTCGGGCTTGTCGACGCCAAAGCGGTTCATGGCCTCCTGGTAGGACATGCGGAGGATCGGCGTCTCGATGTCGACGCCGGCGGCCTGCTTCCACACCTGTTTCACCATGCCTTCGAAGAGGGCATAAATGTCCTCCCGATCGACGAAAGAGGCCTCCACGTCGACTTGGGTGAATTCCATCTGCCGGTCGGAACGCAGATCTTCGTCGCGAAAACAACGCGCGATCTGGAAATACCGTTCCACGCCCGCCACCATCAGAATCTGCTTATACTGCTGGGGCGACTGCGACAGCGCGTAGAACTCGCCGGGATGGATGCGCGACGGCACGAGATACTCGCGCGCACCTTCCGGCGTGCTCTTAAAGAGAAACGGCGTTTCCACCTCAATGAAATCCTGCTCGTCGAAGTAATCGCGGATCGTCTTGCTGACCGTGTGCCGCATCTGGAGATTACGGCGCATGCGCGGACGCCGCAGATCGAGATAACGGTAAGTGAGACGCAGGTCCTCGTTGACCTTGTCACCCCCGGCATCGTCGAGCGGAAACGGCGGCGTGTCGGCGAGGTTGTGAATCTGGAGCTCCGTCGCGACGACCTCGATCTGCCCGGTGGGTAGATTGGCGTTTTGAGTGCCCTCGGGACGCGGCGAAACCAAACCTGCCACGGCAATGACTGACTCGTCTTTCAGGTGCTTGAGCTGCTCGCCCAACTGCTCGTTGTCGTGCGGCTCCAGCTTAATCTGCGTGAGACCTTTGCGGTCACGCAAATCGATGAAAATGATGCCACCCTGGTCGCGGATGGTATCCACCCAACCCACGAGGGTGACGGTGGAGTTGATGTCAGCTGAAGTGAGCTGGGCACAGTGATGGGTGTGCTTCATGATAAAGACGAAAGGGGCAGACCTAAGCTTACGGCGGCGGCGCACCGCAAATCAATAATCGGTGCGCGCCGCTCCGGAACAAAACGGACCCGGTGCTCAGTGCACGATCAGGCTCTCACCTGTCATTTCAACCGGCTTTTCCAGCCCCATGAGGTCGAGAACGGTGGGTGCGATGTCACCGAGGCGGCCTCCTTCGCGCATCTTGGTGCCGTCTTTGGTAAAACCTTCGCCCACGACATAGAGCGCCACGAGATTGAGGGTGTGCGCGGTGTGGGGACCGTTGGTGTCGGGATTCCACATCTGTTCACAATTGCCGTGATCGGCCGACACGATGGCTTTGCCGCCGACCGATGCCAGGGCCCCGAGCAATTCCGCGACGCCGCGATCCGTCGCTTCCACGGCTTTCACCACGGCTTCGAGATTACCGGTGTGGCCGACCATGTCGGGGTTCGCGAAGTTGACCACAATCAGTCCGTATTTTCCGGACAGGATCGCCTCTTTCGAGAGCGCCGTGACTTCCGCCGCGGACATTTCGGGCTGCTCGTCATAGGTCGGGACCTTCGGACTGGCCGGACAGGCCCGGTCTTCACCACGAAACGGATCGGCCCGGTAGTTGTTGAAGAAGAAGGTGACGTGCGGGTTCTTTTCCGTCTCGGCGCAGCGGAACTGGCCGATACCTGCGTTGGCGACGACTTCACCGAGGATATTTTTCAACTTCTCGGGTTTGGGCGATACGATGTGAACCGGCAGACCTTTTTCATACTCGGTCATGGTGGCGTAATAGAGATCGAGCTTTTGACCCCGGTCGAAGCCATCAAAATCATCCATGACAAAGGCCTTGGTGATCTCACGCGGCCGGTCGCCGCGATAGTTGTAGAACAAAATCGCGTCACCATCCTGAAAGTGTGCCACCGGTTCGCCCGCGGCATCGACGATGGCGGTGGGCGCCACGAATTCGTCACCGGTCTGGCTCGGGGTCAGCGGCGCGTCGTAATACTGTTGCACCGCCTGCTCCGCGCTGGTGGCGGTGGCGACCGCCGCGCGGCCGGTGAGGAGATCGTAGGCCTTTTGCACCCGTTCCCAGCGATTGTCGCGATCCATGCTCCAGAAACGTCCGCAAACCGAGGCGATCTTCCCCACCCCGATTTCGGCACATTTCGCATCCACGGCCCGCACGTAACCGAGCCCGCTGGTCGGCGGCGTGTCGCGACCGTCGGTGAAGGCGTGAATGAACACGTCACTGATGCCATCGGTTTTGGCCTGCTGCAGAATACCGTAGAGATGCTCCAACATGCCGTGCACCCCGGCGTCGGATACGATGCCCATGAGGTGGAGGCGACCGCCCGCTTTCACGCGCTCGATGATCGAGTGCCACGTGGCGTTGGAAGCGAGTTTGCCTTCGAGAAAGAGCTTGTTGAGCCGCACCAGCTCCTGATCGACGATGCGACCCGCGCCGATGTTTTCGTGCCCCACCTCACTGTTGCCCATCACGCCATCGGGCAGACCCACGTCGAGACCGGACGCCCGCACCAGTGCCCGGGGGCTCGACGCCTGCAGGGCATCGTCACACGGCTTGGTCGCGAGTTCGGTCGCATTGGTGGCGTTGGTCGCGGGGTCGGGGCTCTTACCCCAACCATCACGGATTACGAGGAGAACGGGCTTGCGGGCTTCGGGCTTGGCGTTGGACATCGGAGCACCAGCGAGCCCCTTCTCCGAGCGAGCGTCAAAACTGAATCTTCCATTCGCGGTGCCGTTGGCAGCAATTTTGCTAATCATCGAGCCACATGACTTTGGTCATTCGGGATCAACTTACTTGTCCGCCGACGTGGTTCGCCTCGTTTCGGGATCTGACCCTCTACTGCCACACCTTTCTGCGACTGCAGGTGGTATTGGAGTCGGATGACGCCGACCTCTACTATCACTGGATCAAACCGCGGGGCGGCATGGACTTCGTGGAAGACATTGTGCGTCCCGGTTCAGAGCCCGGCATGCATCTCGACATCGAACATCGCTATCCCGACACCGTGGTCATCGACCGCATCGCGCCGGAAAACGTCCATCGACTGATTGGTGTCATCCGTGCTCGCGCGGCGTAAATCGGGCGTGCTGAAACGCGGATCCGGCGCTACTTCGACTTCGTGAACGCACGCTGCAGGACCTGGCGCAAGTCGGGCAGTTTGTAAGGTTTGGAGACGACGTCCCAAAACCCGTAGGCCGCGTGATCCGCCATCACCGGATCACTGGAATAACCGCTCGAAACAATCACCCGAATTTCCGAATCAATCTCCTTGAGCAACGGGAGTGCCGCCTGCCCCCCCATCCCTCCCGGCACCGTCAGGTCGGTCATCACCAGGTCGAACGGTCGCCCGGCCGCACGGGCTTCACCAAACACCCGCACCATCTCCGCGCCATCGGCGGTGGTGGTGACTTCGAATCCGAGTCTTCCCAGCAGTTGTTTGGTCATCTGGCGGATGGACGGTTCGTCATCCATGAACAGAACCCGTGCGCCCGGCG is from Synoicihabitans lomoniglobus and encodes:
- the aspS gene encoding aspartate--tRNA ligase, translating into MKHTHHCAQLTSADINSTVTLVGWVDTIRDQGGIIFIDLRDRKGLTQIKLEPHDNEQLGEQLKHLKDESVIAVAGLVSPRPEGTQNANLPTGQIEVVATELQIHNLADTPPFPLDDAGGDKVNEDLRLTYRYLDLRRPRMRRNLQMRHTVSKTIRDYFDEQDFIEVETPFLFKSTPEGAREYLVPSRIHPGEFYALSQSPQQYKQILMVAGVERYFQIARCFRDEDLRSDRQMEFTQVDVEASFVDREDIYALFEGMVKQVWKQAAGVDIETPILRMSYQEAMNRFGVDKPDMRFGLELVDFSETFRASSFKVFSGTVKNGGSIKAINAKGLADITQGELKSLEDAAKSLGAKGLAFIKVEAGEWKSPIVKFFSDEEKAALTAQLGLEDGDIIFFAAAEWERACSILGRVRLDSAALLQKRGKIELRADDWKFLWVIEFPLMSYDEEAGRFVATHHPFTSPVPEDIPLLDTDPKAVRGQHYDLVLNGMELGGGSIRIHQPALQKKVFEDVLKIPADVVESRFGYMLKAFKYGAPPHGGIAFGLDRMVALLCGTTSIRDVIAFPKTQRGQDLMAQSPTPVTARQLKELHIQTVVPETD
- the gpmI gene encoding 2,3-bisphosphoglycerate-independent phosphoglycerate mutase produces the protein MSNAKPEARKPVLLVIRDGWGKSPDPATNATNATELATKPCDDALQASSPRALVRASGLDVGLPDGVMGNSEVGHENIGAGRIVDQELVRLNKLFLEGKLASNATWHSIIERVKAGGRLHLMGIVSDAGVHGMLEHLYGILQQAKTDGISDVFIHAFTDGRDTPPTSGLGYVRAVDAKCAEIGVGKIASVCGRFWSMDRDNRWERVQKAYDLLTGRAAVATATSAEQAVQQYYDAPLTPSQTGDEFVAPTAIVDAAGEPVAHFQDGDAILFYNYRGDRPREITKAFVMDDFDGFDRGQKLDLYYATMTEYEKGLPVHIVSPKPEKLKNILGEVVANAGIGQFRCAETEKNPHVTFFFNNYRADPFRGEDRACPASPKVPTYDEQPEMSAAEVTALSKEAILSGKYGLIVVNFANPDMVGHTGNLEAVVKAVEATDRGVAELLGALASVGGKAIVSADHGNCEQMWNPDTNGPHTAHTLNLVALYVVGEGFTKDGTKMREGGRLGDIAPTVLDLMGLEKPVEMTGESLIVH